The following coding sequences are from one Panicum hallii strain FIL2 chromosome 5, PHallii_v3.1, whole genome shotgun sequence window:
- the LOC112894170 gene encoding cyclin-B1-1-like isoform X2 produces MATRDRNAAAAAAPQLHHHNRGGVPALGKQKAVAAGRADAMNRRAPLGDIGNFVSVRATEGKPQEQVNRPVTRSFGAQLVKNAQANAAAVKIAPARPAPRLERKAPSKPPPPEHVIEISSDSDQSNRQSERSASSVRSRKKVINTLTSVLSARSKAACGITDKPREVIEDIDKLDANNELAVVDYIEDIYTFYKAAQHESRPCDYIEAQVEINSKMRAILADWIIEVHHKFELMPETLYLAMYIVDQYLSLQPVLRRELQLVGVSAMLIACKYEEIWAPEVNDFILISDSAYSREQILSMEKGILNRLEWNLTVPTSYMFLVRFIKAASSGIKTDKEMENMVFFFAELSLMQYGLVTHLPSMVAASAVYAARLTLKRAPLWSDTLKHHTGFRESDLMECTKMLVSAHLTAPESKLRVVYKKYSGEQYGGVALRPPAEEICK; encoded by the exons ATGGCCACGCGCGAccgcaacgccgccgccgccgccgctccgcagCTTCACCATCACAACCGAG GTGGTGTTCCCGCTCTGGGAAAGCAGAAGGCCGTCGCGGCCGGCCGAGCTGACGCCATGAACCGTCGAGCCCCCCTGGGCGACATCGGCAACTTCGTCAGCGTCCGCGCGACCGAAGG GAAGCCGCAGGAGCAGGTCAACCGCCCCGTCACGAGAAGCTTCGGTGCTCAACTTGTGAAGAACGCGCAGGCGAATGCCGCCGCAGTCAAG ATCGCACCTGCAAGGCCTGCGCCGAGGCTGGAGAGGAAGGCTCCTTCCAAGCCGCCGCCTCCTGAGCATGTCATAGAGATCAGCTCCGACTCTGACCAGAGCAACAGGCAGTCCGAGAGGAGCGCCAGCTCCGTCCGCTCGAGGAAGAAGGTCATCAACACCCTTACTTCTGTTCTCTCGGCCCGCTCAAAG GCTGCCTGTGGAATCACTGACAAGCCTCGAGAAGTGATTGAAGACATCGACAAGTTGGACGCCAACAATGAGCTCGCGGTCGTGGACTATATTGAGGACATCTACACCTTCTACAAGGCTGCACAG CATGAGAGCCGGCCGTGTGACTACATTGAAGCCCAGGTGGAGATCAACTCAAAGATGAGGGCCATCCTGGCCGATTGGATAATTGAAGTACACCACAAGTTTGAACTGATGCCCGAGACTCTCTACTTGGCTATGTACATCGTTGACCAATACCTCTCGCTGCAACCAGTACTGCGAAGGGAGCTGCAGCTTGTGGGCGTTTCAGCCATGCTGATCGCCTGCAAATACGAGGAGATTTGGGCCCCCGAG GTCAATGATTTCATCCTGATATCAGATAGTGCATACAGTAGGGAGCAGATTCTTTCAATGGAGAAGGGAATACTAAATAGGCTAGAGTGGAACTTAACTGTTCCTACATCATACATGTTCCTCGTTCGCTTTATCAAGGCGGCATCTTCGGGTATCAAAACTGACAAAGAG ATGGAGAACATGGTCTTCTTCTTCGCGGAGTTATCACTGATGCAATACGGCTTGGTGACGCACCTGCCTTCGATGGTTGCTGCCTCTGCTGTTTATGCGGCAAGGCTCACTCTCAAGAGGGCTCCACTTTGGTCTGACACGCTCAAGCATCACACGGGCTTCAGAGAGTCAGATCTAAT GGAATGCACAAAAATGCTCGTGAGCGCACATTTGACCGCACCGGAGAGCAAGTTGAGGGTCGTCTACAAGAAGTATTCCGGCGAGCAGTATGGAGGGGTAGCACTACGTCCACCTGCAGAGGAGATCTGCAAATAA
- the LOC112894241 gene encoding stomatal closure-related actin-binding protein 1-like: protein MTRVIHDSGDGVQKEALDLVSSDVNFPKGHFPDYRIGPNNQIIDPEEAHEAVPLKEIVAKETAQLLEQHKRLSVRDLKEKFEKGLSGATKLSEEAKRREAASLDRQVLLKKLRDVLDTLKGRVAGRNRDDAEEAISLVEALAVQLTQREGELIYEKAEVKKLANFLKQATEDARKVAEEERALALAEIEKARSAIEKVEKALQVHDSASSSREKEEIEELRKEVREARRIKMLHQPSKVMDMEFELKALRTLISEKTQLCNQLKKELAMIKRLEEDSSDLFELEGSDTLGSQLCIIPRVDGAPNIANCPIQWYRVISGGTREVISGATKFTYAPEPFDVGQLLQAEIVLNTDKTIVQTDGPIENAAGLERYVDSLMKRTDIEFNVVVTQMNGKDYSSHSVHVFHIGKLRIKLRKGWSTKARESYSTTMKLCGSRGGGNAAARAVFWQARKGLSYTLAFETDRDRNAAIIIARKFASNCNVALTGPGDQGT from the exons ATGACAAGGGTCATCCATGACTCTGGAGACGGCGTGCAGAAGGAGGCACTTGATCTTGTCTCCTCTGATGTCAACTTCCCCAAGGGCCATTTCCCGGACTACAGGATTGGACCAAACAACCAAATCATTGATCCAGAGGAGGCACATGAGGCTGTACCTCTCAAGGAGATTGTTGCAAAGGAAACAGCGCAGCTGCTAGAGCAGCACAAGCGCCTTTCAGTGCGTGATCTCAAAGAGAAGTTTGAGAAGGGTTTGTCTGGTGCTACCAAGCTGTCTGAAGAG GCTAAGCGGAGAGAAGCAGCTTCATTAGACAGGCAGGTTCTTCTGAAGAAGCTCAGAGATGTTTTAGACACACTGAAAGGCCGTGTGGCTGGTCGAAATAGAGATGATGCTGAGGAAGCTATATCGCTG GTGGAGGCACTAGCTGTCCAGCTGACACAACGAGAAGGGGAGTTAATTTATGAGAAGGCTGAAGTAAAAAAGTTGGCTAACTTCCTTAAGCAG GCTACTGAAGATGCGCGTAAAGTGGCTGAAGAGGAAAGGGCTCTTGCGCTTGCTGAAATTGAAAAGGCTAGATCTGCAATAGAAAAGGTTGAGAAAGCATTGCAGGTGCATGATTCTGCTTCAAGTAGCAGGGAGAAGGAG GAGATAGAGGAACTTAGGAAAGAGGTCCGAGAGGCTAGGAGAATAAAAATGCTACACCAGCCAAGCAAG GTCATGGACATGGAGTTTGAACTTAAGGCACTGCGGACCCTCATCTCAGAGAAAACTCAGCTTTGCAATCAGCTAAAGAAAGAG CTTGCCATGATCAAGAGGCTGGAGGAGGATAGTTCTGACCTCTTTGAGCTTGAAGGTTCTGATACCCTTGGATCACAGCTTTGTATTATCCCTCGAGTTGATGGTGCTCCAAACATCGCAAATTGTCCAATTCAGTGGTACCGTGTAATTTCTGGAGGCACCAGAGAGGTCATATCTG GAGCAACAAAATTTACATATGCTCCGGAACCGTTTGACGTTGGTCAATTATTGCAAGCAGAGATAGTTTTGAATACAGATAAAACTATAGTTCAGACAGATGGTCCTATAGAGAATG CTGCAGGACTTGAACGTTATGTGGACTCACTAATGAAAAGGACGGATATTGAGTTCAAT GTGGTAGTCACCCAAATGAACGGGAAGGATTACTCGTCACATTCTGTCCATGTATTTCACATTGGAAAGCTGAGAATAAAACTCCGAAAAGGATGGTCTACAAAAGCAAGAGAGTCGTATTCTACTACGATGAAG TTATGTGGGAGCCGTGGTGGCGGTAATGCTGCAGCTAGGGCGGTTTTTTGGCAAGCTAGGAAAGGCTTGTCCTATACTCTAGCTTTTGAAACAGACAGGGACAGGAATGCTGCAATTATTATTGCTCGCAAATTTGCTTCAAATTGCAAT GTCGCTCTCACTGGCCCAGGCGATCAAGGCACCTGA
- the LOC112894170 gene encoding cyclin-B1-1-like isoform X1 gives MATRDRNAAAAAAPQLHHHNRGGVPALGKQKAVAAGRADAMNRRAPLGDIGNFVSVRATEGKPQEQVNRPVTRSFGAQLVKNAQANAAAVKQIAPARPAPRLERKAPSKPPPPEHVIEISSDSDQSNRQSERSASSVRSRKKVINTLTSVLSARSKAACGITDKPREVIEDIDKLDANNELAVVDYIEDIYTFYKAAQHESRPCDYIEAQVEINSKMRAILADWIIEVHHKFELMPETLYLAMYIVDQYLSLQPVLRRELQLVGVSAMLIACKYEEIWAPEVNDFILISDSAYSREQILSMEKGILNRLEWNLTVPTSYMFLVRFIKAASSGIKTDKEMENMVFFFAELSLMQYGLVTHLPSMVAASAVYAARLTLKRAPLWSDTLKHHTGFRESDLMECTKMLVSAHLTAPESKLRVVYKKYSGEQYGGVALRPPAEEICK, from the exons ATGGCCACGCGCGAccgcaacgccgccgccgccgccgctccgcagCTTCACCATCACAACCGAG GTGGTGTTCCCGCTCTGGGAAAGCAGAAGGCCGTCGCGGCCGGCCGAGCTGACGCCATGAACCGTCGAGCCCCCCTGGGCGACATCGGCAACTTCGTCAGCGTCCGCGCGACCGAAGG GAAGCCGCAGGAGCAGGTCAACCGCCCCGTCACGAGAAGCTTCGGTGCTCAACTTGTGAAGAACGCGCAGGCGAATGCCGCCGCAGTCAAG CAGATCGCACCTGCAAGGCCTGCGCCGAGGCTGGAGAGGAAGGCTCCTTCCAAGCCGCCGCCTCCTGAGCATGTCATAGAGATCAGCTCCGACTCTGACCAGAGCAACAGGCAGTCCGAGAGGAGCGCCAGCTCCGTCCGCTCGAGGAAGAAGGTCATCAACACCCTTACTTCTGTTCTCTCGGCCCGCTCAAAG GCTGCCTGTGGAATCACTGACAAGCCTCGAGAAGTGATTGAAGACATCGACAAGTTGGACGCCAACAATGAGCTCGCGGTCGTGGACTATATTGAGGACATCTACACCTTCTACAAGGCTGCACAG CATGAGAGCCGGCCGTGTGACTACATTGAAGCCCAGGTGGAGATCAACTCAAAGATGAGGGCCATCCTGGCCGATTGGATAATTGAAGTACACCACAAGTTTGAACTGATGCCCGAGACTCTCTACTTGGCTATGTACATCGTTGACCAATACCTCTCGCTGCAACCAGTACTGCGAAGGGAGCTGCAGCTTGTGGGCGTTTCAGCCATGCTGATCGCCTGCAAATACGAGGAGATTTGGGCCCCCGAG GTCAATGATTTCATCCTGATATCAGATAGTGCATACAGTAGGGAGCAGATTCTTTCAATGGAGAAGGGAATACTAAATAGGCTAGAGTGGAACTTAACTGTTCCTACATCATACATGTTCCTCGTTCGCTTTATCAAGGCGGCATCTTCGGGTATCAAAACTGACAAAGAG ATGGAGAACATGGTCTTCTTCTTCGCGGAGTTATCACTGATGCAATACGGCTTGGTGACGCACCTGCCTTCGATGGTTGCTGCCTCTGCTGTTTATGCGGCAAGGCTCACTCTCAAGAGGGCTCCACTTTGGTCTGACACGCTCAAGCATCACACGGGCTTCAGAGAGTCAGATCTAAT GGAATGCACAAAAATGCTCGTGAGCGCACATTTGACCGCACCGGAGAGCAAGTTGAGGGTCGTCTACAAGAAGTATTCCGGCGAGCAGTATGGAGGGGTAGCACTACGTCCACCTGCAGAGGAGATCTGCAAATAA